One part of the Streptomyces lydicus genome encodes these proteins:
- the ssuE gene encoding NADPH-dependent FMN reductase: MATVLSVSGSPSATSRTARLLRHLDARLADEGHRVVPLDVRTLPAEALLGADFGHPAIVEATELFARADGIVIGTPVYKAAYSGLLKSLLDLLPQYALTGKTVLPLATGGSTAHVLAIDYALRPVLQSMGAAHIVQGWFVLDRHLTVREGAPLAVDPAAQEGLDHVLDQFSGALGRRPLLSVAS; this comes from the coding sequence TTGGCCACCGTCCTGTCCGTCTCCGGCAGCCCCTCCGCGACCTCCCGCACCGCCCGTCTGCTGCGTCACCTGGACGCGCGGCTGGCCGACGAGGGGCACCGGGTCGTGCCGCTGGACGTCCGTACGCTGCCCGCCGAGGCGCTGCTGGGGGCCGACTTCGGCCACCCGGCGATCGTCGAGGCCACCGAGCTGTTCGCCCGTGCCGACGGCATCGTCATCGGCACCCCGGTCTACAAGGCCGCCTACTCCGGCCTGCTCAAGTCGCTGCTGGACCTGCTGCCGCAGTACGCGCTGACCGGCAAGACGGTGCTGCCGCTGGCGACCGGCGGGAGCACCGCCCACGTACTGGCGATCGACTACGCGCTGCGCCCGGTGCTGCAGTCCATGGGAGCCGCGCACATCGTCCAGGGCTGGTTCGTCCTCGACCGGCACCTGACCGTACGGGAGGGCGCCCCGCTCGCGGTCGACCCCGCGGCGCAGGAGGGGCTCGACCACGTGCTGGACCAGTTCTCCGGCGCGCTGGGGCGCCGCCCGCTGCTGTCGGTCGCGAGCTGA
- a CDS encoding SfnB family sulfur acquisition oxidoreductase, with product MHAPERTATAHVIRDDAEALAVATGLAEEFRAGAAERDAARRLPHRELARLSASGLLAVTVPRSHGGAQVSTGTLAEVFRRLAAADASLSQIPQSHFVYVNVLRRQGTAEQQAFFFGEVLAGRRLGNAQSEAGTRHVQDLRTRLEPAPDGSYLLSGVKHYATGALFADWIPVLARGRDEALWVAYVPRDAPGVRIVDDWDGMGQRTTASGTVHLTDVAVPADRVVPHHLTFEGPQLHGAVAQLLHAAIDTGIAAGALAEAGAFVRTRSRPWFESGLDSAAEDPLLIQRFGELAVRVRAAEALLASAARTVDAAAGALTDDSAAEASIAVAAAKVVAAEAAVETGSALFEVAGTRSALDGLNLHRHWRDARTHTLHDPVRWKVQHIGRYVLNGVRPPRHGLL from the coding sequence GTGCACGCCCCCGAGCGGACCGCCACCGCTCATGTGATCCGCGACGACGCCGAGGCGCTGGCGGTCGCGACCGGACTCGCCGAGGAGTTCCGGGCCGGCGCGGCGGAACGGGACGCCGCGCGCCGGCTGCCGCACCGCGAACTGGCGCGGCTGTCGGCGAGCGGCCTGCTGGCCGTCACCGTGCCGCGCTCCCACGGGGGCGCGCAGGTGAGCACCGGGACGCTGGCGGAGGTGTTCCGGCGGCTGGCGGCCGCGGACGCCAGCCTGTCCCAGATCCCGCAGAGCCACTTCGTGTACGTCAACGTGCTGCGCCGTCAGGGCACCGCGGAGCAGCAGGCGTTCTTCTTCGGCGAGGTGCTGGCCGGGCGGCGGCTGGGCAACGCGCAGTCGGAGGCGGGCACCCGGCACGTGCAGGACCTCCGCACGCGTCTGGAGCCGGCACCGGACGGCTCGTACCTGCTGAGCGGGGTGAAGCACTATGCGACCGGTGCGCTGTTCGCCGACTGGATCCCCGTGCTGGCGCGCGGGCGGGACGAGGCGCTGTGGGTGGCGTACGTGCCGCGGGACGCGCCGGGGGTGCGGATCGTCGACGACTGGGACGGGATGGGGCAGCGGACCACGGCCAGCGGGACGGTGCACCTGACGGACGTGGCGGTGCCGGCCGACCGGGTCGTACCGCATCACCTCACCTTCGAGGGGCCCCAACTGCACGGTGCGGTGGCGCAGTTGCTGCATGCCGCGATCGACACCGGGATCGCGGCGGGCGCGCTGGCCGAGGCCGGCGCCTTCGTGCGCACCAGGAGCCGGCCGTGGTTCGAGAGCGGCTTGGACTCCGCCGCCGAGGACCCCCTGCTGATCCAGCGGTTCGGTGAGCTGGCGGTGCGGGTGCGGGCCGCGGAGGCGCTGCTGGCGTCGGCCGCCCGGACGGTGGACGCGGCCGCCGGGGCGCTGACCGACGACTCGGCCGCCGAGGCGTCGATCGCGGTGGCCGCGGCCAAGGTGGTGGCCGCGGAGGCGGCGGTGGAGACCGGCAGCGCGCTGTTCGAGGTGGCCGGGACCCGGTCCGCGCTGGACGGACTGAACCTGCACCGGCACTGGCGGGACGCGCGCACCCACACCCTGCACGACCCGGTCCGCTGGAAGGTGCAGCACATCGGCCGCTATGTCCTCAACGGGGTCCGGCCGCCCCGGCACGGGCTGCTCTGA
- a CDS encoding LLM class flavin-dependent oxidoreductase — MSPLTFHWFLPTYGDSRHVVGGGHGLPAGAAGGERPATLGYLTQIARAAEDLGFEGALTPTGAWCEDAWLTTAMLARETERLKFLVAFRPGIVAPTLAAQMAATFQRHSGGRLLLNVVTGGESHEQRAYGDFLDKEARYARTGEFLDIVRRLWAGGTVDFTGEHLRVAGARLARLPDPVPPVYFGGSSPAAGDVAARAADTYLTWGEPPAQVARKITWIRELAGRGGRRVRFGIRLHVITRDTAEAAWAEAQRLLDSFSPEAIRAVQEGLARSESEGQRRMLELHGGRTDELEIAPNLWAGIGLVRGGAGTALVGSHAEVAERIKEYHRLGIEEFVLSGHPHVEEAYWFGEGVLPLLRDAGLWRHPGAPDGAVPAAAQVPFAAGAVR; from the coding sequence ATGTCACCCCTGACCTTCCACTGGTTCCTGCCCACCTACGGCGACAGCCGTCATGTCGTCGGCGGCGGCCACGGGCTGCCCGCCGGTGCGGCCGGCGGGGAGCGGCCCGCCACCCTCGGCTATCTGACCCAGATCGCCCGCGCCGCCGAGGACCTCGGTTTCGAAGGGGCGCTCACCCCCACCGGCGCCTGGTGCGAGGACGCCTGGCTCACCACGGCGATGCTGGCCCGCGAGACCGAACGGCTGAAGTTCCTGGTCGCGTTCCGGCCGGGGATCGTCGCGCCGACGCTGGCCGCCCAGATGGCCGCCACGTTCCAGCGGCACTCCGGCGGACGGCTGCTGCTGAACGTCGTCACCGGTGGCGAGAGCCATGAGCAGCGCGCCTACGGGGACTTCCTGGACAAGGAGGCGCGCTACGCCCGCACCGGGGAGTTCCTCGACATCGTGCGGCGGTTGTGGGCCGGCGGGACGGTGGACTTCACGGGTGAGCATCTGCGGGTGGCGGGCGCCCGGCTGGCGCGGCTGCCCGATCCGGTGCCGCCGGTGTACTTCGGCGGTTCCTCCCCGGCCGCCGGTGACGTCGCCGCCCGCGCCGCGGACACCTACCTCACCTGGGGTGAGCCGCCGGCACAGGTGGCGCGGAAGATCACCTGGATCCGGGAGCTGGCCGGCCGGGGAGGGCGCCGGGTGCGGTTCGGCATCCGGCTGCACGTGATCACCCGGGACACCGCGGAGGCCGCCTGGGCCGAGGCGCAGCGGCTGCTGGACAGCTTCTCACCGGAGGCGATCCGGGCCGTGCAGGAGGGTCTGGCCCGCAGCGAGTCGGAGGGGCAGCGCCGGATGCTGGAGCTGCACGGCGGGCGCACGGACGAGCTGGAGATCGCTCCGAACCTGTGGGCCGGCATCGGGCTGGTACGGGGCGGGGCGGGCACGGCGCTGGTGGGCAGCCATGCGGAGGTGGCGGAGCGGATCAAGGAGTACCACCGGCTGGGCATCGAGGAGTTCGTCCTCTCCGGGCATCCGCACGTGGAGGAGGCGTACTGGTTCGGCGAGGGTGTGCTGCCGCTGCTGCGGGACGCCGGGCTGTGGCGGCATCCGGGGGCGCCGGACGGCGCGGTCCCGGCCGCGGCGCAGGTGCCGTTCGCGGCCGGGGCGGTCCGCTGA